Proteins encoded within one genomic window of Oncorhynchus keta strain PuntledgeMale-10-30-2019 unplaced genomic scaffold, Oket_V2 Un_scaffold_3114_pilon_pilon, whole genome shotgun sequence:
- the LOC118382454 gene encoding unconventional myosin-Va-like, translated as MEKGHDSSTSMAASELYTKFARVWIPDADEVWKSAELTKNYKHGDSTLHLTLEDGMDIEHKLDDKTKNLPHLRNPDILVGENDLTALSYLHEPAVLHNLKVRFTDSKLIYTYCGIVLVAINPYENLPIYGSDIINAYSGQNMGDMDPHIFAVAEEAYKQMARDERNQSIIVSGESGAGKTVSAKYAMRYFATVSGAATEANVEEKVLASNPIMEAIGNAKTTRNDNSSRFGKYIEIGFDKRYRIIGANMRTYLLEKSRVVFQADEERNYHIFYQLCASSHLPEFKNLKL; from the exons tttgCTCGGGTGTGGATCCCTGATGCAGATGAGGTGTGGAAGTCAGCAGAGCTCACTAAGAACTACAAACATGGAGATTCCACCCTACACCTCACACTGGAGGATGGAATG GACATTGAGCACAAGCTGGATGATAAGACAAAGAACCTTCCTCACCTCCGGAACCCTGACATCCTGGTGGGGGAGAATGACCTCACAGCTCTTAGCTACCTCCACGAGCCGGCCGTCCTGCACAACCTTAAAGTCCGCTTCACCGACTCCAAACTCATCTACACATACTGTG gTATTGTGCTGGTGGCCATTAATCCCTATGAGAACCTTCCCATCTACGGTAGTGACATCATCAATGCGTACAGTGGCCAGAACATGGGAGACATGGACCCTCACATCTTCGCTGTGGCTGAGGAGGCTTACAAACAGATGGCCag AGATGAGAGGAACCAGTCTATAATCGTAAGCGGTGAGTCGGGAGCAGGGAAGACTGTCTCAGCTAAATACGCCATGCGCTACTTTGCTACAGTCAGTGGAGCAGCCACAGAGGCCAACGTAGAGGAGAAGGTCCTCGCATCCAACCCCATCATGGAG GCGATAGGAAACGCTAAGACGACTCGTAACGACAACAGCAGTCGTTTCGGGAAGTACATTGAGATCGGCTTCGACAAACGCTACCGTATCATTGGAGCTAACATGAGGACATATCTACTGGAGAAGTCTAGAGTGGTGTTTCAG GCGGACGAGGAGAGGAACTATCATATCTTCTACCAGCTGTGTGCGTCCTCCCATCTACCAGAGTTCAAGAATCTGAAGCTAG